The following are from one region of the Stigmatella ashevillena genome:
- a CDS encoding GGDEF domain-containing protein, with translation MNPADLLSAMKRTVEQLAAFNEMAKALTSTLELREVLSLVMQKVSDLLQPRNWSLILQDERSGKLYFEIAVGEGAEALKSLQISPGEGIAGSVFSSGAARLVDDVGGDPFFAPRFDLASAFRTRSILAVPLIARGRVLGIIELVNGPQDPLFTQDDLTTLTAIADYAAIAIENAKNFWRVQELTITDEHTGCYNARHLRAQLEHEVKRSQRFHHPLSLVFLDLDRFKHVNDTHGHVVGSALLKEVGELLVSRSRQLDLVFRYGGDEFSLLLVETAPDGALTTAKRIRDAFREQHFLQSQGLDIRLTASLGVATFPDHAHSAMDLIRAADFAMYAAKGRGRDGVCLAEPLPTDPQAEPQEP, from the coding sequence ATGAATCCCGCGGATCTCCTCTCGGCCATGAAGAGGACGGTGGAGCAGCTGGCCGCTTTCAACGAGATGGCCAAAGCGCTCACCTCGACCCTGGAACTGCGGGAAGTGCTCAGCCTGGTGATGCAGAAGGTGAGCGACTTGCTCCAGCCCCGCAACTGGTCGCTCATCCTTCAGGATGAGCGCTCGGGGAAGCTCTACTTCGAGATCGCCGTGGGGGAGGGGGCCGAGGCCCTCAAGTCCCTCCAGATTTCTCCGGGCGAGGGCATCGCCGGCTCGGTGTTCTCCTCGGGGGCGGCCCGGCTGGTGGACGACGTGGGGGGCGATCCGTTCTTCGCGCCGCGCTTTGATCTGGCCTCGGCGTTCCGCACGCGCTCCATCCTGGCCGTGCCCCTCATCGCCCGGGGCCGGGTGCTGGGCATCATCGAACTGGTGAATGGTCCCCAGGATCCCCTCTTCACCCAGGACGATCTGACGACGCTGACGGCCATCGCGGACTACGCGGCCATCGCCATCGAGAACGCGAAGAACTTCTGGCGGGTGCAGGAGCTGACCATCACGGACGAGCACACCGGCTGTTACAACGCCCGGCACCTGCGCGCGCAGCTCGAGCACGAGGTGAAGCGCTCCCAGCGCTTCCACCACCCGTTGTCCCTGGTCTTTCTGGACCTGGATCGCTTCAAACACGTCAACGACACCCACGGGCACGTGGTGGGCAGTGCCTTGCTCAAGGAAGTGGGGGAGCTGCTCGTCAGCCGCAGCCGTCAGCTGGACCTGGTGTTCCGCTATGGCGGGGACGAGTTCTCGCTGCTGCTGGTGGAGACGGCCCCCGATGGGGCGCTCACCACCGCCAAGCGCATCCGGGATGCGTTCCGGGAGCAGCACTTCCTGCAATCCCAGGGGCTCGACATCCGCCTTACCGCGAGCCTGGGGGTGGCCACTTTCCCGGACCACGCCCACTCCGCCATGGACCTCATCCGGGCGGCGGACTTCGCCATGTACGCCGCGAAGGGGCGGGGCCGGGATGGCGTCTGCCTGGCGGAGCCCCTCCCCACCGATCCGCAGGCGGAGCCGCAAGAGCCCTGA
- a CDS encoding Maf family protein: MSTLEDPTSLVLASASPRRRDLLSQLGLRFRVAAADLDETPLGGEAADTYVLRLARAKARAVAERFPETWVLAADTTVALGPELLGKPADPAEARHMLHRLSGQTHAVYTGVALAGRAEASTVVRTAVTFRTLSSGEIDWYVGTGEPLDKAGAYAVQGRGGFLVASLEGSPTNVIGLPLGETLALLMRSGVPLPWSTP, encoded by the coding sequence ATGTCCACTCTAGAGGATCCCACGTCCCTCGTCCTCGCTTCCGCTTCGCCGCGGCGGCGGGACCTTCTGTCCCAACTGGGCCTGCGCTTCCGCGTGGCCGCGGCGGATCTCGACGAAACCCCCCTGGGAGGTGAGGCAGCCGACACTTACGTCCTGCGGCTGGCCCGCGCCAAGGCCCGGGCCGTGGCGGAACGGTTCCCGGAAACCTGGGTGCTGGCAGCCGACACCACGGTCGCCCTGGGCCCTGAGTTGCTGGGAAAACCCGCGGACCCCGCCGAGGCGCGCCACATGCTCCACCGCCTCTCGGGACAGACCCATGCGGTCTATACGGGCGTGGCGCTCGCGGGGCGCGCCGAAGCGTCCACGGTGGTGCGCACCGCCGTCACGTTCCGGACACTCTCGAGCGGCGAAATCGATTGGTACGTGGGCACCGGTGAGCCCCTGGACAAAGCAGGGGCCTACGCCGTGCAGGGGCGCGGCGGGTTTCTCGTGGCCTCGCTGGAAGGCAGTCCCACCAATGTCATCGGCCTGCCCCTGGGAGAGACCCTGGCGTTGCTGATGCGCTCGGGCGTGCCCCTGCCCTGGAGCACCCCATGA
- the mrdA gene encoding penicillin-binding protein 2, translated as MTPPTLGNTTPGRDLKRRFLFLGLAMVGGMVMLATQLYRLQLIRGEEYAAKSVANFVKEVRLRADRGVIKDARGTILVDSRPSFDAFITPAFCTHCFEQVIPRLTELLVLDADQRQKVEDQVRAARRNAPFQPIPVRVDLTRDELDRLSARRDILDGVEVVPVPHRNYRAGTVLSHVLGYMNEINQDELERLNADGAKYALGDYIGRRGLERYFESQLRGVDGVRKEVVNARGQTIEELNDMLGEHSVVPPEAGGNVVLSLDMRLQEVAEQAFPGVAGAVVAIDVHTGFIRALVSRPGFDPNLLTGRVTPAQMASLAKDPLQPMINRVAADHYSPGSTFKVVSALAAYKSGLFRPETVVNCPGGYKLGARTWRCHKDSGHGPVNGRQAMQYSCDTWFYKVADTIGLDPIADMGKSLGLGSPTGIGVVAEVPGIMPSTEYHDRLSPGGYSKGMALNSAIGQGDDNVTPLQLALVYASLASGGTLYKPQLVQRIEDLDGRVIEAFQPQVVRKVDINPAHLKAVVDSLMAVVNEPGGTAYRQRLKDIKVAGKTGTAQVATLGAVRVKTHQMEFFARDHAWFAGFAPADNPELAVVVLNEHGGHGGVDAAPTGMAVIQKFFDLKAQDAVSPPPRANQPYTPTLPPAPDLESAILSRGVTPSGLPNATAH; from the coding sequence GTGACGCCTCCGACGCTGGGCAACACCACACCGGGAAGGGATCTCAAGCGCCGCTTCCTGTTCCTGGGGTTGGCCATGGTGGGCGGCATGGTCATGCTCGCCACGCAGCTCTACCGGCTTCAGCTCATCCGGGGCGAGGAGTATGCCGCCAAGAGCGTGGCCAACTTCGTCAAGGAGGTGCGCCTCCGCGCCGATCGCGGCGTCATCAAGGACGCGCGAGGGACCATCCTGGTGGACAGCCGTCCCTCGTTCGATGCGTTCATCACCCCGGCCTTTTGCACCCACTGCTTCGAGCAAGTCATCCCCCGGCTGACGGAGCTGCTCGTCCTGGATGCCGATCAGCGCCAGAAGGTAGAGGATCAGGTGCGCGCCGCCCGCCGGAACGCGCCCTTCCAGCCCATTCCGGTGCGGGTCGACCTGACGCGCGACGAGCTGGACCGGCTCTCCGCGCGGCGCGACATCCTGGACGGGGTGGAGGTGGTGCCGGTGCCGCACCGCAACTACCGCGCCGGCACGGTGCTCTCGCACGTGCTGGGGTACATGAACGAGATCAACCAGGACGAGCTGGAGCGGCTCAACGCGGACGGCGCGAAGTACGCGCTGGGCGACTACATCGGCCGGCGGGGTCTGGAGCGCTACTTCGAGTCGCAGCTGCGTGGGGTGGATGGGGTGCGCAAGGAAGTGGTGAACGCACGAGGCCAGACCATCGAAGAGCTGAACGACATGCTCGGGGAGCACTCGGTGGTGCCGCCGGAGGCTGGTGGCAACGTCGTGCTCTCGCTGGACATGCGGTTGCAGGAAGTGGCCGAGCAAGCCTTCCCGGGTGTGGCGGGCGCGGTGGTGGCCATCGACGTGCACACGGGCTTCATTCGCGCGCTGGTGTCCCGGCCGGGCTTTGATCCGAACCTGCTCACGGGCCGCGTCACCCCGGCGCAGATGGCCTCGCTGGCCAAGGATCCCCTCCAGCCGATGATCAACCGCGTGGCCGCCGACCACTACAGCCCCGGCTCCACCTTCAAGGTCGTCTCCGCGCTGGCCGCCTACAAGTCAGGCCTGTTCCGGCCGGAGACGGTGGTGAATTGCCCGGGCGGGTACAAGCTCGGCGCCCGCACCTGGCGCTGCCATAAGGACAGCGGCCACGGCCCGGTGAACGGTCGGCAGGCGATGCAGTACTCGTGCGACACCTGGTTCTACAAGGTCGCGGACACCATCGGCCTGGATCCCATCGCCGACATGGGCAAGTCCTTGGGCCTGGGCAGCCCCACCGGCATCGGCGTGGTGGCCGAGGTGCCGGGCATCATGCCCAGCACCGAGTACCATGACCGGCTCTCGCCGGGCGGCTACTCGAAGGGCATGGCGCTCAACAGCGCCATCGGGCAGGGCGATGACAACGTGACGCCGCTGCAACTGGCGCTCGTGTACGCGTCCCTGGCCAGCGGCGGCACGCTGTACAAGCCGCAGTTGGTGCAGCGCATCGAGGATCTCGACGGCCGGGTCATCGAAGCGTTCCAGCCACAGGTGGTCCGCAAGGTGGACATCAACCCGGCGCACCTCAAGGCGGTCGTCGACTCGCTGATGGCGGTGGTGAACGAGCCCGGCGGCACCGCGTACCGCCAGCGCCTCAAGGACATCAAGGTCGCGGGGAAGACGGGCACCGCGCAGGTGGCCACGCTGGGCGCGGTGCGCGTGAAGACGCACCAGATGGAGTTCTTCGCGCGCGACCATGCGTGGTTCGCCGGTTTCGCTCCCGCGGACAATCCCGAGCTCGCGGTGGTGGTGCTCAACGAGCACGGGGGCCACGGCGGCGTGGATGCCGCGCCCACCGGCATGGCCGTCATCCAGAAGTTCTTCGATTTGAAGGCGCAGGATGCGGTCTCCCCGCCGCCGCGCGCCAACCAGCCCTACACCCCCACGTTGCCTCCAGCCCCAGACCTGGAGAGTGCCATCCTCTCCCGCGGCGTGACGCCCTCAGGCCTTCCGAATGCAACTGCGCATTGA
- the trxA gene encoding thioredoxin translates to MAGADVLNIGDGDFNKEVLQSDTPVLVDFWATWCGPCRNIAPVIDALATEYKGRVKVAKIDIDANQDTPQQYGIRSIPTLLVFKGGKVVETIIGAGGGRTKIEDAIKKTL, encoded by the coding sequence ATGGCAGGCGCAGACGTGCTGAACATCGGGGATGGAGATTTCAACAAGGAAGTCCTTCAGTCCGACACGCCGGTGCTCGTGGACTTCTGGGCCACCTGGTGCGGGCCGTGCCGGAACATCGCCCCGGTCATCGACGCGCTGGCCACGGAGTACAAGGGCCGCGTGAAGGTCGCCAAGATTGACATCGACGCCAACCAGGACACGCCCCAGCAGTACGGCATCCGCTCCATCCCCACCCTGCTCGTCTTCAAGGGGGGCAAGGTCGTCGAGACGATCATCGGCGCCGGGGGTGGCAGGACCAAGATCGAAGACGCGATCAAGAAGACGCTGTAA
- the mreC gene encoding rod shape-determining protein MreC produces the protein MLSLLKRYRQLLLVSALLLVPLVAFLASGRRGREPNFVDRAVISLTSPLQSALNWIIDGGVGLVNGYVDLRGVRRENDALRLENMQLRAAVQSLGEARTENERLRQLLGYTEAVPGPEIPARVVGVNPVAKLLSVRISSGERQGVFEGMSVVTPDGIVGRVIRTTGHYADVALVTDPQSRVGVRVQRSRARGTAAGSGSGPLLLENMLRTEDVENGDLIITSGTDGVYPPGMVVGRVTNLEKKEHGMFQGADIVPAVDTTKLEEVLVVGSPYGVAAQAVEGGTR, from the coding sequence GTGCTGTCGCTCCTCAAGCGGTACCGTCAGCTGCTCCTGGTGAGCGCGTTGCTGCTCGTTCCGTTGGTCGCCTTCCTGGCGTCCGGGCGGCGGGGGCGCGAGCCCAACTTCGTCGATCGCGCCGTCATTTCGCTGACGTCGCCGCTCCAGTCGGCCCTCAACTGGATTATCGACGGAGGGGTGGGGCTGGTGAACGGCTATGTGGACCTGCGGGGGGTGCGGCGGGAGAATGACGCGCTGCGGCTGGAGAACATGCAGCTGCGCGCGGCGGTGCAGTCGCTGGGGGAGGCGAGGACCGAGAATGAGCGGCTGCGGCAGTTGCTCGGCTACACGGAGGCGGTGCCCGGGCCGGAGATCCCCGCGCGCGTGGTGGGAGTGAATCCGGTGGCGAAGCTGTTGTCGGTGCGCATCAGCAGCGGGGAGCGCCAAGGGGTGTTCGAAGGCATGTCCGTGGTGACTCCGGATGGCATCGTGGGCCGGGTCATCCGGACGACGGGCCACTATGCGGATGTGGCGCTGGTGACGGATCCGCAGAGCCGCGTCGGGGTCCGGGTGCAGCGCTCGCGGGCGCGCGGGACGGCGGCGGGCTCCGGCAGTGGGCCCCTGCTTCTGGAGAACATGCTGCGCACCGAGGATGTGGAGAATGGCGATCTCATCATCACCTCGGGGACGGATGGCGTGTATCCGCCCGGCATGGTCGTCGGGCGCGTGACGAACCTGGAGAAGAAGGAGCACGGCATGTTCCAGGGCGCCGACATCGTGCCCGCGGTGGACACCACCAAGCTCGAGGAGGTGCTCGTGGTGGGCAGTCCCTACGGCGTGGCGGCTCAGGCGGTAGAGGGGGGGACGCGATGA
- a CDS encoding peptidylprolyl isomerase — MDGMNARKVLSLVGIIAIAVVFTLQFGPGSTGFGGNGGPVVPSAVAVVNGKEIPLRDFSRVYAGQLNSLRNRGVPIPESYARQSLPSQVMDQLVTRELLSQAAERHGIVPSDEELRKLIHENVDFHKDGQFNFEQYKRALRDYYRTTEPKYEDELRRQLAAQKMIQVVNSGAVVSDDEVRARYEKDANQAKVVFARFLPTMYAAQVPAPTPAQVEEFQKAHASEISTYYESNRFMYQQAERAKARQILVKLAPDATAQQKAEAKARAEALHKELTEGGKDFATVARERSEDPGTKASGGDLGWVERASLEPTLAEAVFALAPNGISQPIETKLGWHVVKVEQKQAAQDKKLEEATPEIATTLYKQQKAKELAKAAAEKALASLKGGQTLQQLFPPEKEGQPALQRFETETRPEAVETGSFTAGGESVPYLGLAPALSTAAFTAPGPQVLDQVFPLSEGFVVAQVTERVKPSDETFTQKKDELREQTRRAKQIEMTESFLKALRETGTVVENNEAIQTIVGAS; from the coding sequence ATGGACGGTATGAACGCCCGGAAGGTGCTATCGCTGGTGGGCATCATCGCCATCGCGGTGGTGTTCACGCTGCAGTTCGGACCGGGAAGCACGGGCTTCGGGGGCAACGGAGGCCCGGTGGTTCCCAGCGCCGTGGCGGTGGTCAACGGCAAGGAGATTCCCCTCCGGGACTTCAGCCGCGTGTACGCAGGCCAGCTCAATTCCCTGCGCAACCGGGGCGTTCCCATCCCCGAGTCGTATGCGCGCCAGTCCCTGCCCAGCCAGGTGATGGACCAACTGGTGACGCGGGAGCTGCTGTCCCAGGCCGCCGAGCGCCACGGCATCGTCCCCTCGGACGAGGAGCTGCGGAAGCTGATCCACGAGAACGTGGACTTCCACAAGGACGGCCAGTTCAACTTCGAGCAGTACAAGCGCGCCCTGCGCGACTACTACCGGACCACGGAGCCCAAGTACGAGGACGAGCTGCGCCGACAGCTGGCCGCCCAGAAGATGATCCAGGTGGTCAACAGCGGCGCCGTCGTCTCGGACGACGAGGTGCGGGCCCGCTACGAGAAGGACGCCAATCAGGCCAAGGTGGTGTTCGCGCGCTTCCTGCCCACCATGTATGCGGCTCAGGTACCGGCGCCCACCCCGGCGCAGGTGGAGGAGTTCCAGAAGGCGCACGCCAGCGAGATCTCCACCTATTACGAGTCCAACCGCTTCATGTACCAGCAGGCGGAGCGGGCGAAGGCGCGGCAGATCCTCGTGAAGCTGGCGCCGGATGCCACCGCGCAGCAGAAGGCGGAGGCGAAGGCGCGCGCCGAGGCGCTGCACAAGGAGCTCACCGAGGGCGGCAAGGACTTCGCCACGGTGGCGCGTGAGCGCAGCGAGGATCCGGGCACCAAGGCGTCCGGGGGAGACCTGGGCTGGGTGGAGCGCGCCAGCCTGGAGCCCACGCTGGCCGAGGCCGTCTTCGCGCTGGCCCCCAACGGCATCTCCCAGCCCATCGAGACGAAGCTCGGCTGGCACGTGGTGAAGGTGGAGCAGAAGCAGGCCGCGCAGGACAAGAAGCTCGAGGAGGCCACGCCGGAGATCGCCACCACGCTGTACAAGCAGCAGAAGGCCAAGGAGCTGGCGAAGGCGGCCGCGGAGAAGGCGCTGGCGTCCCTGAAGGGCGGCCAGACGCTCCAGCAGCTGTTCCCTCCTGAGAAGGAGGGCCAGCCGGCCCTGCAGCGCTTCGAGACGGAGACGCGGCCGGAGGCGGTGGAGACGGGCAGCTTCACCGCGGGCGGTGAGTCGGTGCCCTACCTGGGCCTGGCGCCCGCGCTGTCCACGGCGGCCTTCACCGCGCCGGGGCCGCAGGTGCTGGACCAGGTGTTCCCGCTCAGCGAGGGCTTCGTGGTGGCGCAGGTCACCGAGCGGGTGAAGCCCTCCGACGAGACGTTCACCCAGAAGAAGGACGAGCTGCGCGAGCAGACCCGCCGCGCCAAGCAGATCGAGATGACGGAGTCCTTCCTCAAGGCCCTGCGCGAGACGGGCACGGTGGTGGAGAACAACGAGGCCATCCAGACCATCGTGGGCGCCAGCTAA
- a CDS encoding DUF3108 domain-containing protein yields the protein MHKRFAGAMTGLLSGFLLMMTGTALAQQGNPSFGPGEQALYRVQYLGVTTGTAQITVGAPMQQWGHKVWPIISLARTDPMMSAWPIKDKFVTYWGENGQRSLGSDFFADENHKRRRQRIQMNADGKSAHVVRQKEGTQPSESTHELPEGSMDVASAAFALRRQGLVEGQEYASPVFTGNKSFVMRAKVEGREQLKTALGQREVFRVKVQTDFSEKLQTRRDITLYFTTDPSHVPVRLEADFVLGTIVAEITEYKPGRLLTVNQVASTTGG from the coding sequence ATGCACAAGCGGTTCGCAGGTGCGATGACGGGACTGCTGTCCGGATTTCTTCTGATGATGACGGGCACCGCCCTGGCGCAGCAGGGCAACCCTTCCTTTGGCCCGGGCGAGCAGGCGCTCTACCGCGTCCAGTACCTGGGGGTGACCACCGGCACGGCGCAAATCACCGTGGGCGCGCCCATGCAGCAGTGGGGGCACAAGGTATGGCCCATCATCTCGCTGGCGAGGACCGATCCGATGATGAGCGCGTGGCCCATCAAGGACAAGTTCGTCACCTACTGGGGAGAGAATGGCCAGCGCTCTCTGGGCAGTGATTTCTTCGCCGACGAGAACCACAAGCGGCGCCGACAGCGCATCCAGATGAACGCGGATGGCAAATCCGCGCACGTCGTCCGGCAGAAGGAAGGCACGCAGCCCAGCGAGTCTACCCACGAGTTGCCCGAGGGCTCCATGGACGTGGCGAGCGCGGCCTTCGCGCTGCGTCGGCAAGGGCTCGTCGAGGGCCAGGAGTACGCCTCGCCCGTCTTCACCGGCAACAAGAGCTTCGTCATGCGCGCGAAGGTGGAAGGCCGCGAGCAACTGAAGACGGCGCTGGGCCAGCGCGAGGTGTTCCGCGTGAAGGTCCAGACGGACTTCTCCGAGAAGCTCCAGACCCGCCGCGACATCACCCTGTACTTCACGACGGACCCCAGCCACGTGCCGGTGCGGCTCGAGGCGGACTTCGTCCTGGGCACCATCGTGGCGGAGATCACCGAATACAAACCCGGCCGCCTGCTGACGGTGAATCAGGTGGCCAGCACAACGGGCGGCTAG
- a CDS encoding YggS family pyridoxal phosphate-dependent enzyme — protein sequence MSPVAERLAEIRARVASACARAGRPVESVTLIAVSKLKPGALIREAYAAGQRDFGENYAQELRDKASELEDLAGLRWHAIGPLQTNKVKYVARAAQSFHALDRLDVARELSKRRLEAPLPCYVEVNLGGEHSKSGLNPQALGAFVDEARALPGLRLEGLMALPPPTPDPEQARGHFRRLKELAREHGLTGLSMGTTHDFEQAIEEGATLVRVGTAIFGERD from the coding sequence ATGAGCCCCGTCGCGGAGCGACTGGCGGAAATCCGGGCTCGGGTGGCCTCGGCCTGTGCGCGCGCGGGGCGGCCCGTGGAGTCGGTGACGCTCATCGCCGTGTCCAAGCTCAAGCCCGGCGCGCTCATCCGCGAAGCGTACGCGGCGGGCCAGCGGGACTTCGGGGAGAACTACGCCCAGGAGCTGCGGGACAAGGCCTCCGAGCTGGAGGACCTGGCAGGCCTGCGCTGGCACGCCATCGGCCCCCTGCAGACGAACAAGGTCAAATACGTGGCCCGGGCCGCCCAGTCCTTTCATGCGCTCGACCGGCTGGATGTGGCCCGGGAGCTGTCCAAGCGCCGGCTCGAAGCCCCCCTGCCCTGCTACGTCGAGGTGAACCTCGGCGGCGAACACAGCAAGAGCGGCCTGAATCCCCAGGCGCTGGGGGCCTTCGTGGACGAGGCGCGCGCCCTGCCCGGCCTCCGCCTGGAAGGGCTGATGGCCCTGCCTCCTCCCACCCCGGACCCGGAGCAGGCGCGAGGCCACTTCCGGCGGCTGAAGGAACTGGCCCGCGAGCACGGGCTCACGGGCCTCTCGATGGGGACAACCCACGACTTCGAGCAGGCCATCGAAGAGGGGGCCACGCTCGTGCGCGTCGGGACGGCCATTTTCGGCGAGCGGGACTGA
- the rodA gene encoding rod shape-determining protein RodA — protein MVPHVPWGLLFCVLGIATLGIWNLASASRPPHAPVWYTQTVFLGIALGAAMVVCLVDYRWIQRMTVPIYVLNIVALIALRFVGHKAKGAESWFVLGPIRVQPAEFMKIGVVLMLAKIYHDDFRPGQGSYNVWRLWKPVLAVGVPFVLVLVQPDLGTALMIFLSSLTVLIFGKVRWYLVAMMVIGVLAGAGIIWNDYIRDSPEPRTTIVRHHLKKHQSQRISGWLDPEADLRGSGYHAAQSKIAVGSGGMTGKGWREGTQTGLSFLPEQHTDFIFSVWAEEHGFLSCLVLLALYGGLFSLSLAVGFNARDRFGAFVAVGVTAMLFWQVFENIGMVIGLLPVTGITLPLMSYGGSSMLSVMLSIGLLVNISMRRHMF, from the coding sequence ATGGTGCCCCACGTTCCGTGGGGCCTGCTTTTCTGTGTCCTGGGCATCGCGACGCTGGGCATCTGGAACCTGGCCTCGGCGTCACGGCCTCCCCATGCGCCCGTCTGGTACACCCAGACCGTCTTCCTGGGCATCGCCCTGGGGGCAGCCATGGTGGTGTGTCTGGTGGACTACCGGTGGATCCAGCGCATGACGGTGCCCATCTACGTGCTCAACATCGTGGCGCTCATCGCGCTGCGCTTCGTGGGGCACAAGGCCAAGGGCGCCGAGAGCTGGTTCGTCCTCGGGCCGATCCGCGTGCAGCCCGCCGAGTTCATGAAGATCGGCGTGGTGCTGATGCTGGCGAAGATCTACCACGACGACTTCCGGCCCGGGCAGGGCTCCTACAATGTGTGGCGGCTGTGGAAGCCGGTGCTGGCGGTGGGCGTCCCGTTCGTGCTGGTGCTGGTGCAGCCGGATTTGGGCACCGCGCTGATGATCTTCCTGTCCTCGCTGACCGTGCTGATCTTCGGCAAGGTGCGTTGGTACCTGGTGGCGATGATGGTGATCGGCGTGCTGGCCGGGGCGGGCATCATCTGGAATGACTACATCCGGGACTCGCCCGAGCCTCGGACGACGATCGTCCGGCACCACCTCAAGAAGCACCAGAGCCAGCGCATCTCCGGGTGGTTGGATCCGGAGGCGGATCTGCGGGGCAGCGGCTACCACGCCGCCCAGTCGAAGATCGCCGTGGGCTCGGGCGGGATGACGGGCAAGGGCTGGCGCGAGGGCACCCAGACGGGCCTGTCCTTCCTCCCCGAGCAGCACACGGACTTCATCTTCTCCGTGTGGGCCGAGGAGCACGGTTTTCTCTCCTGTCTGGTGCTGCTGGCGCTCTATGGGGGGTTGTTCTCCCTGTCCCTGGCCGTGGGCTTCAACGCGCGCGACCGGTTTGGGGCCTTCGTGGCCGTGGGCGTCACCGCCATGCTCTTCTGGCAGGTGTTCGAGAACATCGGCATGGTGATTGGCCTGCTGCCGGTGACGGGCATCACCCTGCCGTTGATGAGCTATGGCGGCTCATCGATGCTCTCGGTGATGCTCAGCATCGGGCTGCTGGTGAACATCAGCATGCGCCGCCACATGTTCTGA
- the mgtE gene encoding magnesium transporter: MLGNLLKPEFDELIRSRDWNSLREAFTEMDPADVAEVIEDLPAQDSGVLFRLLPRDKAALVFEYLPPVQQSEVVGTLATEELKNLLNEMAPDDRTRLLEELPAEVTRRALTSLSPAELRVARQLLGYPEKSAGRYMTPEYLTLPGNLSAAEALDYVRAHGQGRETLSVLYIVDEKGRLLDEVRLASLVLSKPDTRVTDIHDRQLVSIPATVDREEIIGFFEKYDRVVLPVTDSQGVLLGIITVDDVLDVAEEEATEDIQRMGGMEALEAPYLESGLLEMLRKRVGWLTLLFLGQMFTATAMAHYQDAIAQAVFLGTFVPLIISSGGNSGSQATSLIIRALAVRDVALQDWWRVALRESVSGVVLGVFLGVLGALRIALWPGHETLYGPHFLWVGVAVGFSVLGVVTFGTLCGSMLPFLLRRLGLDPATASAPFVATLVDVTGVVIYFTVASTLLAGLVF; encoded by the coding sequence ATGCTGGGAAACCTCCTCAAGCCCGAATTCGATGAGCTGATCCGCTCCCGGGATTGGAACTCGCTGCGCGAGGCCTTCACCGAGATGGATCCGGCCGACGTGGCCGAAGTCATCGAGGATCTGCCCGCGCAGGACAGTGGCGTGCTGTTCCGGCTGCTGCCGCGCGACAAGGCCGCGCTGGTCTTCGAGTACCTGCCCCCGGTGCAGCAATCCGAAGTGGTCGGCACCCTGGCCACCGAGGAGCTGAAGAACCTGCTCAACGAGATGGCGCCGGACGACCGGACGCGCCTGCTGGAGGAGCTGCCCGCGGAGGTGACGCGGCGGGCGCTCACCTCGCTGTCGCCCGCGGAGTTGAGGGTGGCGCGGCAGCTCCTGGGGTACCCGGAGAAGAGCGCCGGCCGCTACATGACGCCGGAGTACCTCACCCTGCCGGGAAACCTCTCGGCGGCCGAGGCGCTCGACTATGTGCGGGCCCACGGCCAGGGGCGCGAGACGCTGAGCGTGCTCTACATCGTCGATGAGAAGGGCCGGCTGCTGGACGAGGTGCGCCTGGCCTCGCTGGTACTCTCCAAGCCAGACACCCGCGTCACCGACATCCACGACCGGCAGCTCGTCAGCATCCCGGCCACCGTGGACCGGGAGGAGATCATCGGCTTCTTCGAGAAGTACGACCGCGTGGTGTTGCCCGTGACGGACTCCCAGGGGGTGCTGCTGGGCATCATCACCGTGGACGACGTGCTCGACGTGGCCGAGGAAGAGGCCACCGAGGACATCCAGCGCATGGGCGGCATGGAGGCCCTCGAGGCTCCCTACCTGGAGAGCGGCCTGCTGGAGATGCTGCGCAAGCGCGTGGGCTGGCTCACCCTGCTCTTCCTGGGACAGATGTTCACCGCGACGGCCATGGCCCATTACCAGGACGCCATCGCCCAGGCCGTCTTCCTGGGGACCTTCGTGCCGCTCATCATCTCCTCGGGCGGCAACTCCGGCTCCCAGGCCACCTCCCTCATCATCCGCGCGCTCGCGGTGCGCGACGTGGCGTTGCAGGATTGGTGGCGGGTGGCGCTCCGGGAGAGCGTGAGCGGCGTGGTGCTCGGGGTGTTTCTCGGAGTGCTGGGCGCGCTGCGCATCGCGCTGTGGCCCGGCCACGAGACGCTCTATGGCCCCCACTTCCTCTGGGTGGGCGTGGCGGTGGGGTTCAGCGTGCTGGGGGTGGTGACCTTCGGCACGCTGTGCGGCTCCATGCTGCCGTTCCTGCTGCGCCGCCTCGGGCTGGATCCGGCCACCGCGTCCGCGCCCTTCGTGGCCACGCTGGTGGACGTCACCGGCGTGGTCATCTACTTCACCGTGGCGAGCACCCTGCTCGCGGGCTTGGTGTTCTGA